The nucleotide sequence TCGGTTTCAATCGTCGTTTTATCCCTCTCTTGCGCAAGGTCAAAACGATCGTTGAAGAGCAGGGACCGATCATTCAGTGCATGTCAACCTTCCACAAAAACACACCAGACGCGCGCTATTACGACGGCGTGATAGACGTTCTAACATGTGATGCCATTCACGCCGTGGACGCACTCCGATGGCTTGGTGGTGGTGAAGTGAAAGCCGTCGCAAGCGACATCAACAGTTTCTATTCCGAGCGCGAGAACAGTTTCAACGCCCTTGTTAAATTTACCAGCGGTGCCTCAGGTTATCTTTGTACCAACTGGGCAGTCGGCGGGCGTATCCATACATTTGAGATGCATGCGCGTGAGATTTCCGCTTACATCAACCCCGATCCGGGTGGACGTGCTATGCTTCATACACCCGAAGGCACAACTGAAATCACCCCTGAAGAAGCGGCGGGATCTGATGTTACACACAGGGCTTACGGATTTTATGGAGAGAGCCGACATTTTGTCGACTGCATTCAGCAGAACCAACAACCGTTAACCTGCTTCGCTGACGCCGTCAAGACGATGGAACTCGTGACAGCCATCTATCAAAATCGGATAGATGCTTGAACAACCGGCACGTAAAATAAATTGGCACGTTTCTTGCTACAGATTATTGTAATGGTAGGCATTTGTGAACGCTATAGATCCACAGCATATATCAGTTTTATGTGATAAAGTGATCGATTTTCTCAGCCCAAAACCGGATGGTGTTTATATAGATGGCACTGTCGGATTAGGAGGGCATAGTGCCGCTATTTTAGAGGCCTCTGCACCGAACGGACGCGTGATCGGAATTGATTTAGATGTTGAGGCTCTCACTATCGCAAAAAGTAGATTACACGTCTTCGGAGAGCGTTCTTCTCTGATTAGCGGCAATTTTGCTGAGATGGATGTTTTATTGGAAACCAAACACTCGATTCATGCTGTAGACGGTATTCTGCTGGACTTAGGGGTGTCGTCCCTGCAGCTGGACACACCACAGCGAGGTTTCAGTTTCAATCATACTGGTCCATTAGATATGCGTATGAACAACAGTCAGCAATCAGCATTGTCGCGTAGGTCTCCCACACGCGGCTTGCGTCGCGGTCAGCAGCAAACACCTAAGCAAAAACACGCTACTTTATCGGAAACCTCTTTATTGACAGCTGAAAGCCATACTCAGAAAACGGAGCTCACAGCGATGCAGGTTGTCAACAACAGTCCAATGGAGGCCCTTGTTGATATTTTCAAGCGATATGGCGAAGAACGATTCGCGAAACGGATTGCCCATCGGATTATTCAGGAGCGGAAAGAAACACCGATAGTGACAACAACGCAATTGGCAGAGATTGTCAAGCAAGCTGTCCCGAAGGGTGTATCCAAAATCCATCCTGCGACTCGTGTATTTCAGGCACTCCGCATTCATATCAACGCCGAATTGGAAAATCTTGCGATGGGTTTAGACGCTGCAATATCGCTTCTGAAGCCGGATGGTTGTCTGTGTGTCATTGCGTTTCATTCACTTGAAGATAGAATAGTCAAGCACTGTTTTCAGAAATGTGCACGGGCGTGTATCTGTCCACCGAAAACGCCCATCTGTATCTGTGAACACAGTGCCTCCTTGGAAATTCTTACGAAGCGCCCTATATTACCAAATGCGGCTGAAGTTCAACACAATCCGCGAGCGCGGAGTGCTAAACTACGCGTCGCTCGCAAATTGTAGGGTAAGGTGTCCGTATTTTCTGCGCTATGAAAGAAAAAATGTATCTTAAACACAATCTTCAACGTTTAAAAAGGAGAGCCTTTGCTACCTGTGGAAGTGCTTCTATCTCTATGAACAAAGCGCGTAGCCCGTAAGCGAAGCGGAGGGGTTTTTGCTTGGGTGTTTCCTTTAGATCTACGGAAAGGTGCGTGAAACTTGAAACCTACTTCACCGAACCGCAAGGTATAATTAAAAAATTGAACAAATGCAAACACTACATAACAGTCATTCAACACGCATCACAAATACAGAAGACCCAAAACCGAAAAAGAGATTTCCGTTAGCATATATTGTTCTGGTGCTATCTTTCTGCACCTTCGCTGGCAGCATTTGGTTCTCATCTTACGCCAAGAAGGTCGCTTTGCAACGACAGCCCACTTATGAGAGACAGAAGCGTCAAATTCAGGACGCGATTCATCGACTTGAACTGAAAGAATCAACCTTAACCGGTGTGCAGAGGATTCGGCAAATCGCGACTGAACTCGGAATGGTTGAACCCGCCGAAGCCTCACAGATAGTCTGGGATAAATAGTTTCGTCTTTTAGGGCACACCTTTTGTTTCTCTTTTTGAAAAGCACTCATATTTATATTCATTTGGTGGAAAAACATGAAAAACAATTCACATTTATCCATTCGCCGACTTGTTTTCGTGCTTATTATACTGCAGGTGGGTTTCCTATTATTGGTCGGTAAACTGTTCAAAGTACAAATCTCCAACGATGCCGCACATCAAGTACCAACTGCCCACCCTTGGGGCACTGCGCGCACAGCAGCGGTAAAACGAGGCAAAATTTTGGACAGACATGGGAATGTTTTAGCCCTGAGTCGTCACAGCATCTCTGTCTATGCGGATCCGACGTATATGAAGACCGAACCGCGTGAAGCCGCTCGCAGGCTTGCCCCGGTTTTAGGCATTCCCGAATCTGAATTGCTTACCCAACTGCGTCGCAAGGATAAACGGTTTGTATGGCTGAAAAAGGATATGGATTACGAGTTACTTGACGAAATTCGAGCAATTGAGAAAGAGATTCGTGGCATAAAGCATGAGGTCGAACAGCAACGGAGCTATCCGAAAGGGACACTCGCCGCCCAAGTTATTGGACACATAAACGACCAAAATATGGGTGAGGGAATCGAGTATCAGTACAACAATTACCTTTTGAATGCGAGGCAGCGACAAGCAGCACGGCGGGCAGAAGCCGCCCGTAATGAACCTTTAAACTTGTTAACCAACGGTGATTCTACCGACGATTATGGGTATAGCGTCGTCCTGACGCTTGATGAATATATTCAATACGTCGCTGAGAAGGAATTAGCAGCAGCGTGTCGAAAATGGAACTCGCCACGCGGGACAGCCATCGTCTTGGCATCAAAAACGGCAGAGATACTGGCACTTGCAAGCTATCCCTCTTACGATTTGAACCATTACACCCTTGGAAGTGAGCAAGCAAAAAGGAATCTTGGTGTTTGGTTTGCGTATGAGCCGGGTTCGATTTTTAAAATCGTTGCATCCTCCGCTGTTCTGAACGAGGGCATTATGAGCCCTGAGTCAACGGTTTTTTGCGAGAATGGACGTTACCGACTCTCGAACGGTAGAATCATCCGGGATGTCTCGGGAAAAGGATGGCTTACCTTAGAAGAAGTCCTCCACAAATCCAGTAATATCGGTATGATTAAAGTCGTCAAGGAATTGGGACCCGATAACTTTAGTACCTACATTGAAAAGTACGGCTTTGGAAAAGCAACCGGTGTAGACCTACCTTATGAGCACAGAGGAAGCCTTTATGCCGTAAAGCATTGGGATACGCACTCTCTTGGCTCCATCCCCTTTGGACAAGGGATTATGGTAACGCCTCTTCAGATGGTGAGCGCGCTAAACGTCATTGCGAACCGTGGAAAACTCCTCCGTCCACACATTACCCGAGAAATTCGGGACAGCAATGGAAAGGTGATTAAAAAGAAATATCCGATTGAAGTCCGACAGGTCATCCGCCCGATAATAGCAAAACAGATGACAGAGATACTCGTCGGCGTTGTTGAAGGTGGAAGTGGCAGACGAGCACGCGTTGAAGGTTATCGCGTGGCAGGAAAAACCGGAACAGCCCAAAAAGCTGAAAAACATGGTAGAGGCTACGCCGGAAAAGAGATCATGTCTTTCATGGGATTCCTACCCGCAGAGAATCCTATGGTATCAATAATCGTCATGCTTGATGAACCGAAAGGGGCACGTTTCAGCGGACAAACCGCCGGACCTCTTTTCCAGCAAATCGCTGCCCAAACAATACAATACTTGAAGCAAACGGAGTTCTTCGGACCTGAACTTCAAAAGTTCTCTAACCTCTCACCTGTTGTTACAAAACAATCACCGACGCTGAAAGGAGAGGGGCTGTGAGGCTTCATGAGCTGCTCCGCGGACTTCACATTACCACAAGTTCTGGATCGCCGGATATTGATATTACTGGTGTTGTCAGTGACAATCGGAGCGTCGAACCCGGTAATGCTTTTGTTTGTTATCAAGGCATCAACGTGGATAGCCACGACTTCATTCGAGATGCCCTTCAAAAAGGCGCTGCAGTTGTCATTGGTGAAAAACCGATAACAACTATAGAGACACCAAGAAAGCCGATCACCTATGTGCAAGTCCCGTGCGGACGCCAAGCGATGTCCTTGATTGCTGCTAATTGGCATGGAAACCCTGCAAAACGCCTTAAACTCATCGGTATTACAGGCACCAACGGTAAAACCTCAACAGCACACCTCATACATGCGATATTCAAGGCAAGCGGTCAAAAAACAGCACTCATTGGAACAGTTGGACACCAGTACACGAACTCCCAAGGCGAGGAGGAAATCCTCTCTGCTTCCCTGACGACTCCTGATGCGTTCGCACTCCACGCTCTTTTCAAGCAGTTTACTGAGGAGAATGTAGCGTTCGTTACGATGGAAACCTCCTCGCAAGGGTTAGCACTACAGCGCCTGGCAGGACTTACCTTCGATACCGCGGTTTTTACCAACTTCACCCAAGACCACCTTGATTACCATCAAACGATGGAAGCATATCTAAAGGCAAAGCTGATGCTGTTCGAGCAACTCGACAAGGAAGGTGTTGCCATCTTGAACAGCGATTCACCGGTAACAGAACGTATTGCCCATGCCTTAAGGAATTCGCGAGCACAGCTCGCACCTACGACGTACGGTTTTGGTGAAAAAGCAGATATACACGCAGAGAATATTAATTTTTCTCATAATCGATTGACGTTTACAGCGGTTACGCCAGATGGAGGGGTTCCAGTGCGGTTGCGATTACTCGGAGAATACAACCTTTACAACGCCCTTGCCGCCATCGCTGTCGGACTCCGTTACGATTGTCCGATCTCAGCGATCCAGGAAGGCCTTGCTGGTACTGTAGTTCCGGGTCGGTTTGAGCTGATTGATCGAGGACAGGATTTCGCTGTCATCGTTGACTATGCACATACACCCGATGGCTTAGAAAATGTGCTGACTGCCGCTAAGCGCGTCGCTAAATGTAAATTAATTTGTGTTTTCGGATGCGGTGGCGATAGGGATAACGGTAAGCGTCCAAAGATGGGAAATATTTCCGCACAAATTGCGGATTATAGCGTGATTACTTCCGACAATCCACGCACCGAAAACCCTGATGAAATCATCGCGCAAATTGTGTCAAATTTACCACATGACACCGAATATGTATGCATTCCAGAGAGACGCGACGCTATCCAGCACGCAATCGCGACGGCAAAATCCGGTGATGTTGTTGTCATCGCGGGCAAAGGACATGAGGATTACCAAGAAATTCACGGCAAAAGATTTCCCTTTGACGATAGGGTTGTGGCATCGGATTTTTTGGCAATGGCAACCAGCAATCAGCAATCAGCAGTCAGCCAAGAGACTTCCGTTAAATGAAACCTTCTTAACTGATGGAGAACCGATGGTTTCCGATAGTCCTTAAAAAACATGCAGAGTACGGAGATTAACGGTCTAAAGATTGCATATCAGGTTTCGGGAGAAGGCGAGGTAATTCTCCTCTTGCATGGTTGGGGTGGAGAAGCGGCGAGTTTTCAACCTGTCTTTGATTGGCTCGCACACTCCCACAAAGTCTACGCACTTGATTTGCCAGGGTTCGGTCAGAGTCAGATTCCCCTTACAGCGTGGAACACTTCCGATTATGCCCAGTTCGTTATAGCGTTTCTGGAAGAGTTTGACATTCCAAAGGCTCACTTCATCGGTCACTCCTTTGGCGGTAGAATTTCGATTATCGTCTCAGCGGAATACCCTGAAAAAGTCGATAAACTTATTCTGGTTGACAGCGCGGGAATCATACCGCCTCGAACCGCAAAATATCATCTTCGCGTAGGTTTAGCAAAAATCGGTAAAATGCTCCGTCGATGCGGGAAATATGGTGATCTCGTCGCAGATACGATGTCCGCACGCGCCGGTTCCAAAGACTATCAGAACGCTGGAGATATGCGTGCCACGTTCGTCAAAGTCGTGAATCAAGATTTGCGTCCACTCTTGCCACGGATAACCGCATCAACACTGTTAATCTGGGGTGAAGACGACAAAGATACCCCCGTGGCTTTCGGACAAATTATGGAGAAAGAAATACCCGACGCGGGATTAGTTGTCCTCAAGGAAGCAGGCCATTTTTCGTACCTTGATCAGTTCCCTCAGTTTTGCCGAATTGTCGCAAGCTTTTTGAAGGAAAATTAGAAAATTGGAAATGATGAGTACTGTTTTTTTCTACTTCGTGATGCTGACCTGTTTCGTAAGGGCTGTCGTTAGGACCACGCGTGGTCTCCATATACTCCAACTCGATGGCTATAAAACAGGTCGGTACCTGAAGTGGATGCGTCAACATCTGAGGAATTGTTTTGAAATCAAGGAGATTCTCATTATTGGCGGGCTGCTCATCCTGACGGCGTTCTATCCCCACTATAACGATACATGGCTGTTTCCTGTGCTGTGCTTAACTTGGGGTGGATTCCAAATCTATATGAGCACGCAACGGAAAAAGGAATCTTCAAAAAAACCGCTCGTTTACACAGCACGCGCGAAACGGGTGTTTGGACTCTCAATCTGCTTGCTCGTCGGTATAGCGACAACACTTGTGTTTATAGCACAGACCAGTGTTTTTGCTGGGGTGTTTCCTCGATGGCGAATTGCAATCTTTCTCTTTAGCGAAGTAACTGTCATTAATTTAACAATTGCGAATCTGCTTATCTATCCTTTGGAGCGGACGATAAATGGAGCGTATCTCCTTTCAGCGAAAAAACGAATCAAGACGTTCCAGCCCAAAGTTATCGGGATTACAGGAAGTTATGGTAAGACGAGCACGAAATATATCCTACATCAGATCTTGTCTCAAAAATTTAACGCGTTGATGACCCCTGACAGTTACAATACACCAATGGGTATCTGCAAAGTCATCCGCGGGGAACTTACCGCTGAACACGAGATATTTATTGTCGAAATGGGGGCTTATAAACGTGGCGACATCCGAGAGTTATGTAACTTAGCATCCCCTCAAACCGGCATTCTCACAGCTGTTGGACCTCAGCACTTAGAACGATTTAAAAGTATAGAGAATATTGCCAAAACGAAATATGAGTTGATTGAGTCCCTCCCACCGGGTGGACTCGCAGTTTTCAACTGTGACAATGAAATTTGCGCTGGACTTGCCGATAAAAGGGAGCAAGATGGAAATCCCGTGCGTCGGTACGCGACAGAACCATTTCCTGTAACTTCGGCTGGTGAGCGTGCTGAGTTAACTGCCACAAACATTCAACACACCGACGAAGGACTTGCTTTCAGAATAGCGGCGAGGTTAGAAACCTCGCCAGCGGCTGAGGGAAGTGTAGAGATTCGGACACAACTCTTAGGCAGACATAACGTATCCAATATCCTCGCTGCAACGGCAGTTGCAATAGAATGCGGAATGACACTTGAGGAAATTCGGGTAGCAATCACCAATGTTGAACCCGTCCCACACCGCTTGCAATTGACCGCCAGCGAAGGCGATGTAACCATCATCGACGATAGCTTCAACTCGAACCCAGTCGGCGCGAAAGCGGCTCTTGAAGTTCTCACTGAAATCCAAGGTGGTAAAAAAGTGTTAGTAACACCTGGGATGGTAGAACTCGGTGAAAGGGAATACGAAGAAAATAAACGCCTCGGAGAACACGCAGCCGATGTCTGTGATTTGGTCATTTTAGTGGGACCCAGGCGGACGACTCCGATTTTAGACGGCTTGAAAGCCGTGCAATATCCGACCCAGCAGATCATTGTCGCACTTAACTTGGAAGAAGTTAAACAACATTTAGCAACACAGGTCCGAGCCGGTGATGTTGTCCTTTTTGAAAACGACCTCCCGGACAACTATAATGAGGAACAGCAGTCGGCTATCGGTTGACCGTCTTTTTAATAATTCGCAAAGCGTTAGATGCCCCTGACCGACCCGCAAGGAAAAATTAAATGTCAAAATACAATGTAGCTCTTATATTTGGAGGATGTACACCTGAACATGAAGTCTCAATCGTAACCGCACACCAGGTCTGTCTTGCCCTACAAGACTTCAGTGGCGAATCGGGCGGGCATCGCGTTATCCCTATTTACGTCACAAAAAATGGGGAGTGGTTAACTGGCGATGCCCTTTGCGATTTGTCAACCTTTACCGATGGAAATCTGCCACATTCAACCGACTTCGACAAGGTCAGTGTTGAATTTCATCCAACTCCGCAATTTGTTGTTACCGCAAAACATTGGCTTGGTCAAAACATTCAGAAAAGAACGGTTCTTCCGGTAGATGTTGTCTTCCCATCAATACACGGTATGCATGGCGAAGATGGAACACTTCAAGGTCTACTTGAACTTATGAACCTGCCTTACGTTGGTGCGCGAGTCGTCGGTTCTGCTGTTGGTATGGATAAAATCATGATGAAGGCGATTCTCAGCGAAAATGGTCTTCCAATACTTCCTTATTTATATTGGACGCATCATGATTGGGAGACGCGCCGTGACGAACTCATCAAAAAGGTGGAAGCATCGCTTTCTTACCCACTGTTTGTGAAACCTGCAATGAGTGGCTCAAGTATTGGGGTCAGCCATGTTAAAAACCGAGTTGAACTATGTGCTGCTGCGGAAGTTGCCGGACACTATTCGCGCAGGATCCTCGTCGAAAAAGCGGTCGAGAATCCACTGGAAATCAACTGTGCTGTAATGGGCACAGATGAGCCAACCGCCTCTGTCTGCGAGCAACCCGTGACGCAGGAAACCAACTTTCTCAGTTTTGACGATAAATACATCCATCAACACGGAGAATCTTCAGGAATGGCAGGTGCAGACAGAAAAATTCCTGCACCCATTTCAGAAGAATTGACGTTACATATACAAAGTCTGGCAATACAGACTTTTCAGGTTTTAGATTGCGCCGGTGTCGCACGTATCGACTTTCTCATAGATGCAAACGAGAACGTTTACGTGAATGAAATCAACACCATTCCGGGATCCTATAGTTACTACTTGTGGACGCATCAAGGCATTGAGTTTCCGCAACTCGTATCCGATCTCATCGACTTAGCACGGACGGTACACGCACAGAAAAATGCCTTAACCTATACATATACAACGAACCTCCTAAGCCAAGCAGGTGCGAGTTTTTCCAAATTGAAGAAGGATGGAAAGCTTGGCGGCACACAGAGTAAGACGCTGTAATGCCTGAAAGTATCCCTTGACGGCACCCCGAAATGTCTCCAATCCAAATCTGTCGAACGCTGCGAAGCGGCCTTAAGTTGGATGCCAGTCAACAAAATTTATTTGTACGAAAGCTATACAAGAAATGTTTTATCATCTCTTTTTTGAGAATCTGGTTGAGGTCTTTTCACCATTCAATATCTTTCGCTATATTAGTTTTCGCGCAATTTATGCGACAGCTACTGCTCTCCTGATTTCCCTCGTTTTGGGACCTTTTATGATAGAGAAGTTAAAACAGCTGCGCATTGGAGAACATATTCAGGAGGAGGTAGCAAAAGCCCAACAGAGTACTGAAAATCAGAACAAGGCAGGGGTGCCGACAATGGGCGGAGTCCTCATTATTGTATCTGTTCTGATATCCGTAGTCTTCTGGTCGCGTTTAGACCAACCCTATATCTACCTGATGATTTTGACGACGCTGTGGTTCGGTGGGCTTGGATTTCTGGACGATTACAGCAAATTGGTAAAACAACAGTCCTTAGGACTCCGAGGCTGGCATAAAATTGGGCTTCAAACAGTAGGGGCATTGGTGATTGCTGGATATCTTTACCAGTGGGGTCCCGTGGAAGCCGGGGATCCAACGACCCGGACAGCACTGGTTCTCCCTTTTTTCAAAGACATCCAACCCAGTTTGGGTATCCTGTTTATTCCTTTCGCAACTTTAGTTATCGTTGGTGCCTCTAATGCGGTCAATCTTACAGATGGAATGGATGGATTAGCAATCGGATGTACGTTGTTTGTTGCGGGCACCTTGGGCATCGTTGGGTATATGACAAGCCACAATGAGATTGCAGCGTACCTGAACATCTTTCACTTACCCGTCGGTGGGGAAGTGACAGCGATTTTCTGTGCGGCGTTGGTCGGGGCGGGTTTGGGATTTTTATGGTATAATGGGCATCCTGCCCAAGTCTTTATGGGAGATACCGGATCGTTGGCACTCGGTGCCACACTTGGAACGGTGGCAGTGCTTATAAAGCAGGAATTTCTACTCGTGATAGTCGGTGCTATTTTCGTCGCTGAAACATTATCGGTTATCATCCAAGTCTGGTCATTCCGTACATTTGGTAAACGTGTGTTCAAGATGTCTCCTATCCACTATCATTTTCTGCTCTCAGGGTGGAAGGAATCCAAAGTTGTCATCCGATTTTGGATTGTCGGTCTTATTTTGGTCTTAATAGCCTTAAGCACATTGAAACTTCGGTGAGGAGAATAGCAATCAGCAGTCAGCAATCAGAAAAGATACCCTCGTTAACGCGGTCCTGGTTTCCGATGCTTGATAGCCGACGGCTGATGGCTAACAAAAAAGTGCAATTACATGGAAAGCGTGTCACAGTTTTTGGTTTGAATCGGAGCGGGATCGCTGCAGCGAAATTACTACAGTCACACGGTGCTGTTGTTACGCTTACAGACACGCGTCCTCGTGAAGCATTATCAGCGGAAATAGCAATCAGTAATCAGCAAGTGGCAATCGGCACAGAAGCCATCAGCAAGTCCATTAACAACCGACTGCTGACGGCTGATAGCCATTTTCAAACATATTTCGGTGGGCACCCTTTGGAATGCATTACAGATGCAGACTTAATAGTGGTCTCCCCGGGTGTACCACTTGACATTCCGATCCTGTGCAAGGCGAGATTGAGAAACCTTCCAATTCTCGCAGAATTGGAAATCGCCGCGAGTGTATGTCCGGCAACGATTGTTGCCATCACTGGCACGAAAGGTAAATCAACAACGACACTCCTCACAGCTGCCATACTAAAAGCCGGTGGTAGATTTCCAAAAGTTCGCGTTGCTGGCAATATTGGTGTACCGTTAGCTGCGGAAGTTCAAAACCTTACAAGTCGAGATATAGTCCTTGTTGAAGCAAGCAGTTTTCAGTTGGAGAGCACCGTGACATTCCATCCAAAAGTTAGCGTTGTGCTTAATTTGTCTCGCGATCACTTGGATAGACACGGAACAATGTCCGCCTATCGTGAGGCAAAACAGAAAATCTCTGAAAACCAAACAGCTGCAGATTGGATAGTCCTCAATGATTCAGAAACATCTGTCAAGGATTTTGCAGCATTAACATCGGCGGAAGCGGTCTATTTTACCGACAAAGGTGTCCCCGACAACTCGTCGTTTTCAGGAACATTTAGAGAGGGTTCGGAACTTTTCGCGCAGCAGAATGGGATACGCGAAAAAATATGCGACATCGTGGACATCCCAGTCCGAGGAGCACACAACGTACAGAACGTTCTCGCCGCTATCGCTGTAGGACGGATTTTTGGTGTAACAGGGGCAGAAATCCAAGAAGCACTTCAATGTTTTGATCGGTCGCATCCCGCTTTATCCCATGCTTTTGAGTTAGTGCGAACCTTAGACGGTGTTCGATTTATAAATGACTCAAAAGCGACAAACGTAGCAGCAGTCAAAGCAGCTCTTGAATCATTAGCAGACGCTCAAGTTTTACTCATAATGGGAGGATACGACAAGGGTAATGATTATACCTCGTTGTGTGAAATCGTTCAAACTCAGGTTAAAGGGGCAATAATGCTCGGCGAGTACACGCAACAGATTGAAAAGACCCTCGCCAATACAACGAAAATAATGAAAGCGAAAACAATGGCAGAGGCTGTGCAGGTGGCACATAAACACGCGACACCCGGCGATGTCGTGCTGTTGTCCCCGGCAAATGCCAGTTTTGACATGTATTCCGATTACAAAGCAAGGGGCACCGACTTTAAAGAAGCAGTTGATGCCCTTTAAGCCCAAGGTAGTATAGGCACACTCCGGTGCCGTTACGACAGTAAAAAAATGATACGCAATTATCAAAACTCTATCCGTAGCAATAAGAACCGCAAATCCAAACCAAAATCTGGGTCCAAATGGACAAACACGCGCGTCTATTCGGTCGTAGAGGAACAGCAGAAACAGGTAGAAGCACCACCGCCACCCAGATCGGGACGCATGGATAGAGGTTTGCTCGCTCTTACGCTCTGTCTGATTGCGATAGGCATTCTGATGGTATACAGCGCAAGCCATC is from Candidatus Poribacteria bacterium and encodes:
- a CDS encoding Gfo/Idh/MocA family oxidoreductase, which gives rise to MEKVNIALIGAGGMANGVHYPSLRECEDVNLVGLCDMVPSKLQATAERFEIEETFTDYKQMLEKTSPDAVYILMPPQHLFPLVIHCLSQQHHVFIEKPPGITLHQTKEMARAAEKNNSKTMVGFNRRFIPLLRKVKTIVEEQGPIIQCMSTFHKNTPDARYYDGVIDVLTCDAIHAVDALRWLGGGEVKAVASDINSFYSERENSFNALVKFTSGASGYLCTNWAVGGRIHTFEMHAREISAYINPDPGGRAMLHTPEGTTEITPEEAAGSDVTHRAYGFYGESRHFVDCIQQNQQPLTCFADAVKTMELVTAIYQNRIDA
- a CDS encoding cell division protein FtsL, with protein sequence MQTLHNSHSTRITNTEDPKPKKRFPLAYIVLVLSFCTFAGSIWFSSYAKKVALQRQPTYERQKRQIQDAIHRLELKESTLTGVQRIRQIATELGMVEPAEASQIVWDK
- the rsmH gene encoding 16S rRNA (cytosine(1402)-N(4))-methyltransferase RsmH, with the translated sequence MIDFLSPKPDGVYIDGTVGLGGHSAAILEASAPNGRVIGIDLDVEALTIAKSRLHVFGERSSLISGNFAEMDVLLETKHSIHAVDGILLDLGVSSLQLDTPQRGFSFNHTGPLDMRMNNSQQSALSRRSPTRGLRRGQQQTPKQKHATLSETSLLTAESHTQKTELTAMQVVNNSPMEALVDIFKRYGEERFAKRIAHRIIQERKETPIVTTTQLAEIVKQAVPKGVSKIHPATRVFQALRIHINAELENLAMGLDAAISLLKPDGCLCVIAFHSLEDRIVKHCFQKCARACICPPKTPICICEHSASLEILTKRPILPNAAEVQHNPRARSAKLRVARKL
- a CDS encoding alpha/beta hydrolase → MQSTEINGLKIAYQVSGEGEVILLLHGWGGEAASFQPVFDWLAHSHKVYALDLPGFGQSQIPLTAWNTSDYAQFVIAFLEEFDIPKAHFIGHSFGGRISIIVSAEYPEKVDKLILVDSAGIIPPRTAKYHLRVGLAKIGKMLRRCGKYGDLVADTMSARAGSKDYQNAGDMRATFVKVVNQDLRPLLPRITASTLLIWGEDDKDTPVAFGQIMEKEIPDAGLVVLKEAGHFSYLDQFPQFCRIVASFLKEN
- a CDS encoding UDP-N-acetylmuramoyl-tripeptide--D-alanyl-D-alanine ligase; this encodes MMSTVFFYFVMLTCFVRAVVRTTRGLHILQLDGYKTGRYLKWMRQHLRNCFEIKEILIIGGLLILTAFYPHYNDTWLFPVLCLTWGGFQIYMSTQRKKESSKKPLVYTARAKRVFGLSICLLVGIATTLVFIAQTSVFAGVFPRWRIAIFLFSEVTVINLTIANLLIYPLERTINGAYLLSAKKRIKTFQPKVIGITGSYGKTSTKYILHQILSQKFNALMTPDSYNTPMGICKVIRGELTAEHEIFIVEMGAYKRGDIRELCNLASPQTGILTAVGPQHLERFKSIENIAKTKYELIESLPPGGLAVFNCDNEICAGLADKREQDGNPVRRYATEPFPVTSAGERAELTATNIQHTDEGLAFRIAARLETSPAAEGSVEIRTQLLGRHNVSNILAATAVAIECGMTLEEIRVAITNVEPVPHRLQLTASEGDVTIIDDSFNSNPVGAKAALEVLTEIQGGKKVLVTPGMVELGEREYEENKRLGEHAADVCDLVILVGPRRTTPILDGLKAVQYPTQQIIVALNLEEVKQHLATQVRAGDVVLFENDLPDNYNEEQQSAIG
- a CDS encoding UDP-N-acetylmuramoyl-L-alanyl-D-glutamate--2,6-diaminopimelate ligase, translating into MRLHELLRGLHITTSSGSPDIDITGVVSDNRSVEPGNAFVCYQGINVDSHDFIRDALQKGAAVVIGEKPITTIETPRKPITYVQVPCGRQAMSLIAANWHGNPAKRLKLIGITGTNGKTSTAHLIHAIFKASGQKTALIGTVGHQYTNSQGEEEILSASLTTPDAFALHALFKQFTEENVAFVTMETSSQGLALQRLAGLTFDTAVFTNFTQDHLDYHQTMEAYLKAKLMLFEQLDKEGVAILNSDSPVTERIAHALRNSRAQLAPTTYGFGEKADIHAENINFSHNRLTFTAVTPDGGVPVRLRLLGEYNLYNALAAIAVGLRYDCPISAIQEGLAGTVVPGRFELIDRGQDFAVIVDYAHTPDGLENVLTAAKRVAKCKLICVFGCGGDRDNGKRPKMGNISAQIADYSVITSDNPRTENPDEIIAQIVSNLPHDTEYVCIPERRDAIQHAIATAKSGDVVVIAGKGHEDYQEIHGKRFPFDDRVVASDFLAMATSNQQSAVSQETSVK
- a CDS encoding penicillin-binding protein 2, with product MKNNSHLSIRRLVFVLIILQVGFLLLVGKLFKVQISNDAAHQVPTAHPWGTARTAAVKRGKILDRHGNVLALSRHSISVYADPTYMKTEPREAARRLAPVLGIPESELLTQLRRKDKRFVWLKKDMDYELLDEIRAIEKEIRGIKHEVEQQRSYPKGTLAAQVIGHINDQNMGEGIEYQYNNYLLNARQRQAARRAEAARNEPLNLLTNGDSTDDYGYSVVLTLDEYIQYVAEKELAAACRKWNSPRGTAIVLASKTAEILALASYPSYDLNHYTLGSEQAKRNLGVWFAYEPGSIFKIVASSAVLNEGIMSPESTVFCENGRYRLSNGRIIRDVSGKGWLTLEEVLHKSSNIGMIKVVKELGPDNFSTYIEKYGFGKATGVDLPYEHRGSLYAVKHWDTHSLGSIPFGQGIMVTPLQMVSALNVIANRGKLLRPHITREIRDSNGKVIKKKYPIEVRQVIRPIIAKQMTEILVGVVEGGSGRRARVEGYRVAGKTGTAQKAEKHGRGYAGKEIMSFMGFLPAENPMVSIIVMLDEPKGARFSGQTAGPLFQQIAAQTIQYLKQTEFFGPELQKFSNLSPVVTKQSPTLKGEGL